One genomic region from Candidatus Zixiibacteriota bacterium encodes:
- a CDS encoding leucine-rich repeat domain-containing protein: MYRSVRAWGLSMVLTLTCMLAFSCSDNSTGGDVDDDEDNDGLAPSAIVDLRVAAVNTNSALLRWTAPGDDGSTGCAYEYDLRGSTDSITAANFLSAIQATEVDPPLPAGMTQEYTVDGLQSGQKYYFAIKTRDVAGNWSGLSNCLSLTCLVDEVVVFADTALVRVVRDTIGLATGDIHFSDVQNITDFGATDLTIEDLTGLEYFVSVHFLFLYGNNISDLTPLADLDEIFALGLADNNISDLSPLAGMTGLRQLIAGENPISDITPLANMSYLGWLRLNSTDVTDFTTLYGLDSLTELDLGSNQLGDVSFAANLTQVKTLILNGDNISDVTALGSLTGLEILNLVFNRIADITPLSGLTGIRELNLRYNEIVDIEPLVNNPGLDSGDVVFLQNNPLSEESVNEHIPALEARDVTVYH; this comes from the coding sequence ATGTACAGATCCGTGAGGGCATGGGGGCTGTCGATGGTTCTGACGCTCACCTGCATGTTGGCCTTTTCCTGTTCGGACAACTCGACGGGGGGAGACGTAGATGATGACGAGGATAATGATGGTCTCGCCCCGAGTGCTATTGTCGATTTACGGGTGGCTGCTGTAAACACCAACTCTGCTTTGCTTCGGTGGACAGCCCCTGGCGATGATGGTTCGACGGGATGTGCCTACGAGTACGATCTTCGAGGATCAACGGATTCCATTACAGCCGCGAATTTTTTATCGGCGATTCAGGCAACGGAGGTTGATCCGCCACTCCCGGCCGGTATGACTCAGGAGTATACCGTGGACGGTCTTCAGTCGGGTCAGAAATACTATTTTGCCATAAAGACCCGCGACGTGGCTGGCAATTGGAGTGGATTATCGAACTGTCTGAGTTTGACCTGTCTCGTTGATGAGGTTGTGGTGTTTGCCGATACGGCTCTGGTGCGGGTGGTTCGCGATACAATTGGGTTGGCTACGGGTGACATTCATTTTTCCGATGTTCAGAATATCACTGATTTTGGCGCGACAGATCTTACAATTGAAGATTTAACAGGTCTGGAGTATTTTGTCTCGGTTCACTTTCTCTTTCTGTACGGTAACAATATCAGTGACCTTACACCATTAGCGGATCTGGATGAGATATTCGCGCTGGGGTTGGCTGACAACAACATTTCGGATTTATCCCCGTTGGCCGGCATGACCGGGCTTCGTCAACTCATCGCAGGGGAGAATCCGATCAGCGATATCACACCGCTGGCCAATATGAGTTATCTTGGCTGGCTCCGGCTCAATTCCACCGATGTAACTGATTTCACGACCCTATATGGGTTGGACTCTTTAACGGAATTGGATCTTGGCAGCAATCAGCTGGGGGACGTCAGTTTTGCGGCTAATCTAACGCAGGTAAAAACTCTAATATTGAATGGCGACAACATTAGCGATGTAACCGCTCTGGGGAGTTTGACGGGATTAGAAATCCTGAACCTTGTCTTCAACCGAATAGCCGATATTACACCGCTTTCAGGATTGACCGGCATTAGGGAATTGAACCTGCGCTACAACGAGATTGTTGACATCGAGCCACTGGTCAACAATCCCGGTTTGGATTCCGGTGACGTCGTGTTCTTACAGAACAATCCCCTTTCAGAGGAATCAGTAAATGAACATATTCCCGCGCTCGAGGCCAGGGATGTGACAGTTTATCATTGA
- a CDS encoding DUF4384 domain-containing protein: MLRSITKLLGMTALLAVILAPVVRAQQDEVFSAEDYDQIKIDRYLDVEIWTNHSDDEFYDGDNLVLNFRANRDAFVAIYSIDSRGRVNMLFPVAPEADNFIRGGATYSLPGGDDDFDFVVSGPSGVENIQIIASRERFPLPDWYPSSGLVCDWDDRLDYMDYLNSHYFVRYGGQRFAFDRAAIYINEWEPEYYRPIHYPHYPTWTVCGNVYIDYPWGGTVYIDGVYWGVAPLYIPRIYIGWHTFTVYDYYGYCWEYPVHITRYHTVVLDRTIVNPLPTVVSKYKDVRVIGYRDPITSGYPTFKTKSVVGTPSKTVITGSKTVSKVSTDQVSLDKKYVRGAAKVVKTDRGFETVGNVTKSGAAAKSKDAGESARSYQSGKSRGSDASGDARKSTVSERTSRSTGSEKATRSSGSQRVTKGSSSSKTSSEAGSGYYQKKSGSSSSSRGAAKTVTKGSSDRGSSSSGSRPTKVEKQSSGSGSSKATAPAKSNSSSDNSSSKSKSTDNKPDNSTKKSKK, encoded by the coding sequence GTGTTACGCAGCATCACAAAACTACTCGGCATGACGGCTCTTCTGGCTGTCATACTTGCGCCGGTTGTGAGAGCGCAGCAGGACGAAGTTTTTTCGGCCGAAGACTACGACCAGATCAAGATTGACCGCTACCTGGATGTGGAGATTTGGACAAATCATTCGGATGACGAGTTCTACGACGGTGATAATCTGGTATTGAATTTCCGCGCCAACCGCGACGCGTTCGTGGCGATTTATTCGATCGACAGCCGCGGGCGGGTTAACATGCTGTTCCCGGTGGCGCCGGAGGCCGACAATTTCATTCGCGGCGGGGCAACCTATAGTCTTCCCGGTGGCGATGATGATTTCGATTTCGTGGTGAGCGGCCCCAGCGGGGTGGAGAACATTCAGATTATCGCTTCGCGCGAACGATTCCCGCTTCCGGACTGGTACCCATCGTCGGGCCTTGTCTGTGACTGGGACGACCGTCTGGATTACATGGACTATCTGAATTCGCATTATTTCGTTCGCTACGGCGGGCAGCGCTTTGCGTTCGATCGGGCCGCGATCTATATCAATGAGTGGGAACCGGAATACTACCGCCCGATTCACTATCCGCACTATCCTACCTGGACAGTGTGTGGTAATGTCTATATCGACTATCCGTGGGGCGGTACGGTTTATATTGACGGTGTTTACTGGGGTGTGGCGCCGTTGTATATACCGAGGATCTATATCGGATGGCACACCTTCACGGTTTACGATTACTATGGTTACTGCTGGGAGTACCCGGTGCATATCACCCGCTACCACACGGTTGTTCTGGACCGGACTATCGTGAACCCGCTTCCCACAGTGGTGTCGAAGTACAAAGACGTTCGTGTGATTGGCTATCGCGACCCGATTACCAGCGGTTACCCGACATTCAAGACCAAGTCCGTGGTGGGTACGCCCTCGAAGACGGTCATAACGGGCTCCAAGACGGTATCCAAGGTCTCCACCGACCAAGTGTCGCTGGACAAGAAGTATGTCCGGGGCGCCGCGAAAGTTGTAAAGACCGATCGCGGTTTTGAGACAGTCGGTAACGTGACCAAATCAGGCGCGGCTGCCAAGTCGAAAGACGCCGGTGAGTCGGCGCGTTCATACCAGTCGGGCAAATCGAGAGGGTCGGATGCCTCGGGTGATGCCCGTAAGTCTACCGTCTCGGAAAGAACATCACGCTCCACCGGCAGTGAAAAAGCAACCCGTTCGTCCGGTAGCCAGCGGGTGACCAAGGGCAGCTCGAGCAGTAAAACATCGAGCGAAGCCGGTTCGGGTTATTACCAGAAGAAGTCGGGTTCGAGTTCGAGTTCGCGAGGAGCCGCCAAGACAGTCACCAAAGGTTCATCCGACAGAGGCTCGTCAAGCAGCGGGTCAAGACCGACCAAGGTGGAAAAGCAGTCCAGTGGTTCGGGATCATCAAAAGCGACCGCTCCGGCGAAAAGCAACTCCTCGAGCGACAATTCATCGAGCAAGAGCAAATCGACCGATAACAAACCTGATAACAGCACCAAAAAGTCCAAGAAGTAA
- a CDS encoding sigma-54 dependent transcriptional regulator → MKDLRLLIVDDEQSQRDLLKGFLTKKGFEVHTAESGEAALEQYHKIFAPLALVDLKMPGISGLELLDRLREINPFVQVIVLTAFGSVETAVQAMRSGAFDYLTKPIEDLDELIVKLHRAAEQNRLVVEHKVMSERLAEIFPSSEIIGRSEAIKKVKEMISLVAPKDATVLVTGPSGTGKELVARAIHALSPRAEKKLVAINCAAFPENLLESELFGYEKGAFTGADKAKQGRFELADGGTLFLDEIGEMPVTMQVKLLRVLEDRKIERLGSVKEIPLDIRIIAATNRDLDRLVEQQKFREDLFYRLNVIRIYLPPLKDRAGDVLLLADEFIKKYSRKVGKEIRGIDPEAAELLVNYSWPGNVRELENIIERAVVLTRDDRIRKTNLSGLTTGGPTVGGAMTTLAEMEKRHIKSCLDSLGWNMSLCAEKLGIHRNTLRTKIKEYDLSPNDQ, encoded by the coding sequence ATGAAAGACTTGAGACTTCTAATCGTCGATGACGAGCAGAGCCAGCGCGACCTGCTCAAGGGTTTCTTAACTAAAAAAGGCTTTGAGGTTCACACCGCTGAAAGCGGTGAGGCAGCCTTGGAGCAGTATCACAAAATATTCGCGCCGCTGGCGCTGGTTGATTTGAAAATGCCGGGTATCAGCGGCCTGGAACTTCTCGATCGATTGAGGGAGATTAACCCGTTCGTACAGGTGATCGTGCTGACCGCCTTTGGCTCAGTTGAAACGGCTGTACAGGCGATGCGGTCCGGCGCCTTTGATTATCTCACCAAGCCAATCGAGGATCTCGATGAGCTTATCGTCAAACTCCACCGGGCAGCCGAGCAGAACCGACTTGTTGTCGAGCACAAGGTAATGAGTGAACGTCTGGCGGAAATTTTCCCCAGTTCTGAGATAATTGGTCGGTCGGAGGCTATCAAAAAGGTAAAAGAAATGATATCGCTGGTGGCCCCCAAGGATGCTACGGTGCTTGTGACTGGACCATCGGGCACGGGCAAGGAACTGGTCGCCAGAGCCATTCACGCCCTGTCGCCTCGCGCGGAAAAGAAGCTGGTGGCTATCAACTGCGCGGCTTTCCCGGAAAATCTTCTGGAGTCCGAACTCTTCGGCTATGAAAAAGGCGCCTTCACCGGTGCGGACAAAGCCAAGCAGGGACGGTTCGAACTGGCTGATGGCGGCACGCTGTTCCTTGACGAAATCGGGGAGATGCCGGTTACGATGCAGGTGAAACTTCTCAGAGTGCTCGAAGATCGAAAAATCGAGCGGCTGGGCTCGGTCAAAGAAATCCCGCTCGATATAAGGATAATCGCAGCCACCAATCGAGATCTTGACAGGTTGGTTGAGCAGCAGAAGTTCCGCGAAGATCTGTTCTACAGGCTGAATGTCATTCGAATCTATTTGCCTCCTCTCAAAGACCGGGCAGGGGATGTATTGTTGCTGGCCGATGAGTTTATTAAAAAATACTCAAGGAAAGTCGGAAAAGAAATCAGGGGTATCGACCCTGAAGCGGCGGAGCTGTTGGTAAACTACTCCTGGCCGGGCAATGTCCGCGAACTTGAGAATATCATCGAGAGGGCGGTTGTTCTGACCCGCGATGACAGAATCCGCAAAACAAATCTCAGCGGCCTTACTACGGGAGGCCCCACCGTCGGCGGCGCCATGACGACTCTTGCCGAAATGGAAAAACGGCATATCAAGAGTTGTCTGGATAGCCTCGGATGGAATATGTCGCTGTGCGCCGAAAAGCTGGGAATACACCGCAACACCTTGAGAACCAAGATCAAAGAATACGATTTGTCGCCAAACGACCAATAA
- a CDS encoding outer membrane beta-barrel protein: MKKSVILLAALLLLLLNLTVMAQEEEEEWARDILEMNFFGGVDGPTSDMLEWNDSLGAKTGYNVGMDIGYFISNPLVAGISFRFAEYSIAAYSHDEAAADLKHRIYNPQVYAKYYLMPYSSYSPYVKANIGLTFNKFTTYVDSDGDGDNDRYRQLSYSPALSYGIGAGGFIYTADYGGFFIEGNYHIIKSAESDHEYEGTTYVFGDDLAVWEIHAGVRILIGSGD, encoded by the coding sequence ATGAAAAAATCAGTGATCTTGCTTGCGGCTCTGTTGTTACTTTTGCTCAATTTGACCGTGATGGCCCAGGAAGAAGAAGAAGAATGGGCTCGCGATATTCTGGAGATGAACTTCTTCGGCGGCGTGGACGGCCCCACCTCGGATATGCTCGAATGGAACGATTCCCTGGGCGCCAAGACAGGTTACAATGTTGGCATGGATATAGGATATTTTATCTCCAACCCACTGGTGGCGGGAATTTCGTTCAGGTTCGCTGAATACTCAATCGCGGCCTACAGTCACGATGAGGCGGCTGCGGATCTCAAGCACCGAATCTATAATCCCCAGGTCTATGCCAAGTATTATCTGATGCCTTATTCGAGCTATTCGCCGTATGTGAAGGCCAACATTGGCCTGACTTTCAACAAGTTTACCACTTATGTCGACAGCGATGGTGATGGAGACAATGACCGGTACCGTCAGCTTTCCTACTCCCCGGCACTTTCATACGGGATAGGCGCGGGCGGATTCATTTACACGGCCGACTACGGCGGCTTCTTTATTGAAGGCAACTACCACATTATCAAATCCGCCGAATCCGACCATGAGTACGAGGGAACGACCTACGTGTTCGGCGATGATCTTGCGGTTTGGGAGATTCACGCCGGCGTAAGAATTCTGATTGGTTCCGGCGACTGA